The following proteins come from a genomic window of Flavobacterium eburneipallidum:
- a CDS encoding dihydroorotase gives MNRVLIKNAKIVNEGTIFEGDVLIENDLIVEISESISAKSSECKIIDAEGNYLMPGAIDDQVHFREPGLTHKGDIESESRAAVAGGITSFIEQPNTVPNAVTQVLLEEKYQLAADNSFANYSFMMGATNDNLDEVLKTNPKNVAGIKIFLGSSTGNMLVDNEVILERIFASTPMLIAVHCEDEMTIKNNLEKYKAEYGDQVPVTAHHLIRSEEACYLSSSKAIALAKRTGARLHIFHLSTAKEMELFTNKIPLEDKKITAEVCVHHLWFTNDDYATKGNLIKWNPAVKTENDRKVLWEALVDGRIDVIATDHAPHTLEEKKKSYLEAPSGGPLVQHAVVAMFEAFHQGKITVEKIVEKMCHNPAKIFKIEKRGFIKEGYYADLVIVNSGLPWSVKKENILYKCGWSPFEGFTFKSRITHTFVNGQLVYSAFKVKDIRAGKRLLFNR, from the coding sequence ATGAATAGGGTTTTAATCAAGAATGCCAAAATAGTCAACGAAGGAACTATTTTTGAAGGCGATGTTTTAATTGAAAACGACTTAATTGTCGAAATTTCGGAAAGCATCAGTGCCAAATCATCTGAATGCAAGATTATTGATGCCGAAGGCAATTATTTAATGCCCGGAGCCATTGACGATCAAGTACATTTTAGAGAACCAGGATTGACGCACAAAGGCGATATCGAATCCGAATCGAGAGCTGCTGTTGCGGGTGGAATTACCTCTTTTATTGAGCAACCCAACACGGTTCCCAATGCGGTAACACAAGTTCTTTTAGAAGAAAAATACCAATTAGCAGCCGATAATTCCTTTGCGAATTATTCGTTTATGATGGGAGCAACCAATGATAATTTGGACGAAGTGCTCAAAACCAATCCAAAGAATGTGGCGGGAATCAAAATATTTTTAGGTTCCTCAACAGGAAATATGTTGGTAGATAACGAGGTAATTTTAGAACGTATTTTTGCCAGTACTCCGATGCTAATTGCTGTGCATTGCGAAGATGAAATGACTATCAAAAACAATTTAGAAAAATACAAAGCCGAATATGGAGATCAAGTTCCAGTAACGGCACATCACTTGATTCGTAGTGAGGAAGCTTGTTATTTGTCTTCATCCAAAGCCATTGCACTTGCCAAAAGAACTGGAGCAAGATTGCATATTTTCCACCTTTCGACAGCCAAAGAAATGGAGCTTTTTACCAATAAAATTCCATTAGAAGACAAGAAAATTACTGCCGAAGTTTGTGTGCATCATTTGTGGTTTACCAATGATGATTATGCAACCAAAGGAAATCTAATTAAATGGAATCCTGCTGTAAAAACAGAAAATGATCGAAAAGTGTTATGGGAAGCTTTAGTAGATGGTAGAATTGATGTCATTGCTACTGATCACGCGCCACATACTCTTGAAGAAAAAAAGAAATCCTATCTCGAAGCTCCGTCTGGAGGACCATTAGTGCAACACGCTGTTGTAGCTATGTTTGAAGCCTTTCATCAAGGAAAAATTACTGTAGAGAAAATCGTAGAGAAAATGTGTCACAATCCAGCCAAAATTTTCAAAATCGAAAAACGAGGCTTTATCAAAGAAGGCTATTATGCTGATTTAGTAATTGTCAATTCAGGTTTGCCGTGGAGTGTCAAAAAAGAAAATATTCTCTACAAATGTGGATGGTCACCCTTTGAAGGATTCACTTTTAAATCTCGAATTACGCACACATTTGTTAATGGGCAATTGGTTTATTCCGCCTTTAAAGTAAAAGATATTCGTGCTGGAAAACGATTGTTGTTCAATAGATAA
- a CDS encoding DUF4296 domain-containing protein — protein MKIRLVLPFLVIFAILLSCKKEIAKVPNRLIEKEKMVNIMYDMAVLDAMRNQNPSLLDSFKNNSNAYIYKKHKIDSVQFAQSNIYYAADFKAYKKLYEQVKIRLEKEKILTETIIKAEKKKADLLVKKNKKLKLKKEADSIKKAKRETAKQKMKKEMDSLKKIVAEEKKRRVQIKN, from the coding sequence ATGAAAATCAGATTAGTATTGCCGTTTTTAGTAATTTTTGCTATCCTTTTGAGTTGTAAAAAGGAAATAGCAAAAGTTCCCAATCGTCTTATCGAAAAAGAAAAAATGGTCAATATTATGTATGATATGGCGGTTCTGGACGCAATGAGAAATCAAAATCCAAGCTTGTTGGATTCTTTCAAAAATAATTCGAACGCTTATATTTATAAAAAACACAAAATCGATAGTGTTCAATTCGCTCAAAGCAACATCTATTATGCAGCCGATTTTAAAGCATATAAAAAGTTGTATGAGCAGGTTAAAATTCGATTAGAAAAAGAAAAAATATTGACCGAAACCATCATCAAAGCCGAGAAAAAGAAAGCGGACTTATTAGTAAAGAAAAACAAAAAACTGAAGCTCAAAAAAGAGGCTGATTCTATCAAAAAAGCAAAACGAGAGACCGCTAAGCAAAAGATGAAAAAAGAAATGGATTCGTTGAAAAAGATTGTGGCAGAAGAAAAAAAGAGGCGAGTTCAAATAAAGAATTAA
- a CDS encoding NAD-dependent epimerase/dehydratase family protein has product MILVTGGTGLVGAHLLLHLIENEEKVRAIYRNIDSIQKTKNLFVLYKKEALFEKINWIQADIIDVPSLEIAFENVDYVYHCAALISFDPKDEDLLRKTNIEGTANIVNFCLANSVKKLCHISSIAALGDLAANEKITTEATEWNPEKYHSDYAISKYGAEMEIWRGQQEGLNTVIVNPGIIIGPGFWEQGSGLLFKKIKNGFSFYTKGTTGIIAVPDVVRIARDLMNGNFSNEKFILISENIVFQDLFNTIADALKVKRPTIHASPLAVTISYKIDWFLSNVLGQKRKLDRYTAQSSYSKNQYANEKIKTAISTDFLEIHQYIQDISKL; this is encoded by the coding sequence ATGATTTTAGTCACAGGAGGAACAGGATTAGTTGGCGCACATTTATTACTTCATTTAATCGAAAATGAAGAGAAGGTTCGGGCTATTTATCGAAATATAGACTCCATTCAAAAGACAAAAAACCTTTTTGTACTTTACAAAAAAGAAGCTCTTTTCGAAAAAATAAATTGGATTCAAGCCGATATTATTGACGTTCCCTCTCTAGAAATTGCTTTCGAAAATGTAGATTATGTCTATCATTGTGCCGCTCTAATTTCATTCGACCCTAAAGACGAAGATTTACTCCGAAAAACCAATATTGAAGGCACAGCTAATATTGTCAATTTTTGTCTGGCAAATTCAGTAAAAAAACTTTGTCACATCAGTTCGATTGCCGCCTTGGGTGATTTAGCTGCAAACGAAAAAATTACTACCGAAGCAACCGAATGGAATCCTGAAAAATACCACAGCGATTATGCCATTTCGAAATATGGTGCCGAGATGGAAATTTGGCGTGGGCAACAAGAGGGTTTGAATACTGTGATTGTAAATCCAGGAATTATCATTGGCCCTGGTTTTTGGGAACAAGGAAGCGGATTGCTTTTTAAGAAAATAAAAAATGGTTTCTCTTTTTATACCAAAGGAACTACAGGAATTATTGCCGTTCCTGACGTAGTGCGTATTGCACGAGATTTGATGAATGGTAATTTTTCGAATGAGAAATTTATACTCATTTCTGAAAACATTGTGTTTCAAGACTTATTCAATACCATTGCTGATGCTTTGAAAGTAAAAAGACCTACTATTCATGCAAGTCCATTAGCAGTAACTATATCTTATAAAATCGATTGGTTTTTGTCGAATGTTTTAGGTCAAAAAAGAAAACTAGATCGTTATACTGCCCAGTCTTCCTATTCGAAAAACCAATATGCTAACGAAAAAATAAAAACGGCTATCTCAACTGATTTTTTAGAAATTCATCAGTATATTCAAGATATTTCGAAATTGTAA
- the tyrS gene encoding tyrosine--tRNA ligase: protein MKNFIEEVTWRGMLHDVMPGTEEHLMEQMRVAYVGIDPTADSLHIGHLVGVMLLKHFQLSGHKPLALVGGATGMIGDPSGKSNERNLLDEATLRHNQEAIKGQLSRFLDFTSNAPNAAELVNNYDWMKNFSFLDFIRDVGKHITVNYMMAKDSVKKRLSSEAAEGMSFTEFTYQLVQGYDFLHLYKDKSCTLQMGGSDQWGNITTGTELVRRIASGKAYALTCPLITKADGTKFGKSEGGNIWLDAARTSPYKFYQYWLNTSDLDAEKYIKIFTFLSKEEIEDLTIKHRETPHLRLLQKRLAEEITVMVHSAADLENAIKASGILFGNATADDLKQLDEATFLEVFDGVPQAEIAKSEIETGITIVDVLNEKTGFLKSNGEARRALTANSISVNREKVTEEFVLSTKDLINNQFVLLQSGKKNYFVVRVK, encoded by the coding sequence ATGAAAAATTTTATTGAAGAAGTGACTTGGAGAGGAATGCTCCACGATGTTATGCCTGGAACCGAAGAACATTTGATGGAACAAATGCGTGTGGCGTATGTGGGCATTGACCCAACTGCCGATTCATTGCATATCGGACATTTGGTTGGTGTAATGTTGTTGAAGCATTTTCAATTATCAGGACACAAACCATTGGCTTTAGTAGGCGGAGCAACCGGCATGATTGGTGATCCATCTGGAAAATCGAACGAAAGAAATTTGCTGGATGAAGCTACTTTGCGTCACAATCAAGAAGCCATAAAAGGGCAATTATCTCGCTTTTTAGACTTTACTTCCAATGCACCAAACGCAGCCGAGTTAGTGAATAATTACGACTGGATGAAGAATTTTTCTTTCTTGGATTTCATTCGTGATGTAGGAAAACATATTACTGTAAATTATATGATGGCAAAAGATTCTGTAAAGAAACGCTTGTCGTCAGAAGCTGCAGAAGGAATGTCTTTCACGGAGTTTACATATCAATTAGTTCAAGGATACGACTTTTTGCATTTGTACAAAGACAAGAGTTGTACGTTGCAAATGGGAGGAAGCGATCAATGGGGAAACATTACCACTGGAACCGAATTAGTCCGCAGAATTGCCAGCGGAAAAGCATACGCATTAACTTGTCCGTTAATTACCAAAGCCGATGGGACCAAATTCGGAAAATCCGAAGGAGGAAACATTTGGTTGGATGCCGCTAGAACTTCGCCTTATAAATTTTACCAATATTGGTTGAATACCTCCGATTTGGATGCCGAAAAATACATCAAGATTTTTACTTTTTTATCCAAAGAGGAAATTGAAGATTTAACAATAAAACATAGAGAAACACCACATTTGCGTTTGTTACAAAAACGTTTGGCTGAAGAAATTACGGTTATGGTTCATTCTGCAGCCGATTTAGAAAATGCGATTAAAGCATCTGGGATTCTTTTCGGTAATGCTACTGCCGATGATTTGAAACAATTAGACGAAGCTACTTTCCTAGAGGTTTTTGACGGAGTTCCGCAAGCAGAAATTGCAAAATCTGAAATCGAAACAGGAATTACTATTGTTGACGTTCTTAACGAAAAAACAGGATTTTTGAAATCGAATGGTGAGGCTAGAAGAGCCTTAACAGCCAATTCTATTTCGGTAAACCGAGAAAAAGTAACCGAAGAGTTTGTGCTTTCGACCAAAGATTTAATCAACAATCAATTTGTGTTGTTGCAAAGTGGTAAGAAAAATTATTTTGTGGTTCGGGTTAAATAA
- the gldD gene encoding gliding motility lipoprotein GldD: MPTKQLTIFSLLALIFSLFSCKDEVLPKPSGYLRLDYPVAKYANFENNCPFTFEMNSDAIIKGEKDCGFTITYPKMKATIYLTYKPVDQNIDKLLRDAQKLTYEHVIKADDILEQPYLNPDKKVYGMFYQVDGNAATNSQFYVTDSTKHFVTGSVYFYAKPNYDSIMPAASYIKNDMQRLMETLKWK, from the coding sequence ATGCCAACAAAACAACTTACTATTTTTTCTCTTTTAGCGCTGATATTTTCTCTTTTTAGCTGTAAAGACGAAGTTTTACCAAAACCATCTGGCTATTTGAGATTGGATTATCCTGTGGCAAAATATGCCAATTTCGAAAACAACTGTCCGTTTACTTTTGAGATGAATTCGGATGCGATTATCAAAGGGGAAAAAGATTGTGGATTTACCATCACCTATCCAAAAATGAAAGCCACAATTTATTTGACCTACAAACCTGTGGATCAAAACATAGACAAATTATTGCGAGATGCTCAAAAACTGACGTATGAACACGTGATAAAAGCCGATGATATTTTAGAACAACCTTATTTGAATCCTGACAAAAAAGTCTATGGAATGTTTTATCAAGTGGATGGAAATGCCGCTACCAATTCACAGTTTTATGTGACGGACAGCACAAAACATTTTGTTACAGGCTCTGTTTATTTCTATGCCAAACCGAATTACGACTCTATAATGCCTGCAGCCAGTTACATCAAAAATGATATGCAAAGGTTGATGGAAACGTTGAAGTGGAAGTGA
- a CDS encoding gliding motility-associated protein GldE gives MDPEPSFLLATTLDIHLILGFLAIFVLLFCSALVSGAEVAFFSLSQKDIDDSLQEHPSKGKIISRLLEKPKKLLATLLVASNFANIGVVILFSFIGQNLFSAISSPALKFSLEVLVITFLILLFGEVLPKVYASRNSSQFARRVAVPVAILDKLLSPISLPMRKLTLYLHDKLGKQKTNFSVDQLSQALELTDSDESSSEEQKILEGIVSFGNTDAKQVMSPRMDIFALEIEESFQTIYSKIVEKGFSRIPVYRDNIDQIEGVLFVKDLLRHIDKEEFDWKTLIREPFFIPENKKIDNLLKDFQNMKSHLAIVVDEYGGTSGLVSLEDIIEEIVGDISDEFDGENVNFSKIDDKNYLFEGKTNLKDFYRVIDVDEELFEATKGEAETLAGFILEVLGNFPKKDQKIGFENCTFTIESVDKKRIKQIKVTIE, from the coding sequence TTGGATCCGGAACCCAGTTTTCTTTTAGCAACTACTTTAGATATTCATTTAATATTAGGTTTTCTAGCCATTTTTGTGTTGCTGTTTTGTTCCGCATTAGTTTCTGGTGCTGAAGTAGCTTTTTTTTCATTGTCACAAAAAGACATCGATGATAGCTTGCAAGAGCATCCTTCCAAAGGAAAAATTATTTCTAGATTACTCGAAAAACCAAAAAAATTACTCGCAACACTTCTTGTTGCCAGTAATTTTGCCAATATAGGAGTGGTGATTTTATTCTCTTTTATTGGTCAAAATTTATTTTCAGCCATCAGTTCACCCGCTTTGAAATTTAGTTTAGAAGTACTAGTCATTACTTTTTTAATCTTACTTTTTGGCGAAGTTTTACCAAAAGTCTATGCCAGCAGAAATAGCAGCCAGTTTGCAAGAAGAGTTGCTGTTCCGGTGGCAATTTTAGATAAATTGCTTTCGCCAATAAGTTTGCCCATGCGTAAACTAACTTTATATTTGCATGATAAATTAGGAAAACAAAAAACGAATTTTTCAGTCGATCAATTGTCGCAAGCATTGGAACTGACTGATTCGGATGAAAGTTCGTCTGAAGAACAAAAAATATTGGAAGGAATCGTGTCTTTCGGAAACACCGACGCCAAACAAGTAATGAGTCCGAGAATGGATATTTTTGCATTAGAAATCGAAGAATCTTTCCAAACCATTTATTCGAAAATTGTAGAGAAAGGTTTTTCCAGAATTCCAGTGTACCGAGATAATATAGACCAAATAGAAGGCGTTTTGTTTGTGAAAGATTTGCTTCGGCACATTGACAAAGAAGAATTTGACTGGAAAACATTGATTCGAGAACCATTTTTTATTCCTGAAAACAAAAAAATCGACAATTTGCTCAAGGATTTTCAAAACATGAAAAGCCATTTAGCCATTGTAGTCGATGAATACGGCGGAACATCGGGACTGGTTTCATTAGAAGATATTATCGAAGAAATTGTGGGTGATATCAGTGATGAATTTGATGGAGAGAATGTCAATTTTTCTAAAATAGACGACAAGAATTATCTTTTTGAAGGAAAAACAAATCTCAAAGATTTCTATAGAGTTATCGATGTGGACGAAGAACTATTTGAAGCCACAAAAGGCGAAGCCGAAACGCTAGCTGGTTTTATTCTGGAAGTTCTGGGGAATTTTCCAAAAAAAGATCAGAAAATTGGATTCGAAAATTGCACCTTTACCATCGAATCTGTTGATAAAAAACGCATAAAACAAATAAAAGTCACCATTGAATAA
- a CDS encoding single-stranded DNA-binding protein, whose product MNGTLNKVMLIGYLGDDVKMHYFEGGNCIGRFSLATNEVYINKTTNEKITSTEWHNLVVRNKAAEICEKYLSKGDKIYVEGRIKSRQWQSEDGATKHTVEIQVTEFTFLSTKKGNEDHKSIPNPEVEKNPNFDSQNNGLPINDLPF is encoded by the coding sequence ATGAACGGAACCTTAAATAAAGTTATGCTAATCGGTTATCTTGGTGATGATGTGAAGATGCATTATTTTGAAGGAGGCAATTGCATTGGAAGATTTTCTTTGGCTACAAACGAAGTCTATATCAACAAAACCACCAACGAAAAAATAACGTCCACCGAATGGCATAATTTAGTGGTTCGTAATAAAGCTGCTGAAATTTGTGAAAAATATTTATCAAAAGGAGATAAAATTTATGTTGAAGGACGCATAAAATCACGTCAATGGCAATCTGAAGATGGTGCTACCAAACACACCGTTGAGATTCAAGTAACCGAATTTACTTTTTTATCAACCAAAAAAGGAAATGAAGACCACAAATCTATTCCAAATCCAGAGGTTGAAAAAAACCCTAACTTTGACTCACAAAATAACGGTTTGCCTATAAATGACCTACCGTTTTGA
- a CDS encoding DUF4286 family protein, which translates to MIIYNVTTNIHESVHDKWMIWMQHKHIPEMIATGKFVSAKMARVLIEEEMGGVTYSVQYATDSKETLQRYYLEDAPALREEGVKLFGDKMLSFRTELEVISEH; encoded by the coding sequence ATGATTATTTACAACGTTACCACAAACATACACGAAAGCGTTCACGACAAATGGATGATTTGGATGCAACACAAACACATACCAGAAATGATAGCCACGGGGAAATTTGTTTCGGCAAAAATGGCTAGAGTTTTAATTGAAGAAGAAATGGGCGGCGTTACATATTCTGTCCAATATGCAACCGACAGCAAGGAAACTTTACAAAGATATTATTTGGAAGATGCACCTGCATTACGTGAAGAAGGAGTGAAATTATTTGGAGACAAAATGCTCTCTTTCAGGACGGAATTGGAAGTGATTTCGGAGCATTAA
- a CDS encoding tetratricopeptide repeat protein, with the protein MKKLFLHIALFFSLVCFSQNEQLAQYYYDKGDFEKAKISFEELLKSAPYNQQYFQKTVDCYQQLKQFDLAEKAIQARLNTYKQGSLLVELGYNYQLQKNEASAKKHYDQAIDRIKKNPNEVYGIANSFERKVLLDYALKSYQTATSIEPKYNFNYQMAQLYGQLGNTEMMIATFLDEAYANPPNSIQIQNQLARFIVEEGDENFNETLRKALITRAQKNQDVFWNEYLSWYYVQQKEFGKAFIQEKAVYKRNPESLSSIVNLGQLAIEEDDPEAAKEILGFVLENTKDLELLIQANSYLLEMKIEKAQEKDFASINTELTSLLTEYGISPISLPLQLIQAHFVAFNLKKPEDGKAIIKKALTLQLNGYEEAKAKMELADIFLFEAKFNQALIYYSQIEENLKNDAFAHEASLKAAKTSYFQGDFVWASKQFKELKSASTQLIANDALEYFLLISDNTVADSTQTALKQFAKGDFLLYQNRNKEAETQFLSILKSFKGQEIEAVTSLRLGQVYEKQGEYNLALSQYQNIINHHVDGIYVDEALFFSAEIENKKLQQPEKAKLLYEKIIFNHQDSIYFVEARKEYRQLRGDKNL; encoded by the coding sequence ATGAAAAAACTCTTTCTACATATCGCCCTGTTTTTTTCATTGGTTTGTTTTTCGCAAAACGAGCAATTGGCGCAGTATTACTACGACAAGGGCGATTTCGAGAAAGCCAAAATCAGTTTCGAAGAATTACTAAAAAGCGCTCCTTACAACCAGCAGTATTTCCAAAAAACGGTTGACTGTTACCAGCAATTAAAGCAATTTGATCTAGCTGAAAAAGCCATTCAGGCACGATTGAATACATACAAACAAGGCAGTCTTTTGGTGGAATTGGGTTATAATTACCAGTTGCAAAAGAATGAAGCTTCCGCCAAAAAGCACTACGATCAAGCTATCGACAGAATCAAAAAAAATCCAAACGAGGTCTATGGAATTGCCAACTCTTTCGAAAGAAAAGTGTTGTTAGACTATGCCTTGAAATCTTATCAAACGGCAACGTCAATCGAGCCAAAATATAATTTCAATTATCAAATGGCGCAGTTGTACGGACAATTGGGAAACACCGAAATGATGATTGCTACTTTCTTGGACGAAGCGTATGCCAATCCCCCTAATTCGATACAAATCCAAAATCAACTGGCTCGTTTTATAGTTGAAGAAGGCGATGAAAACTTTAACGAAACCTTGCGAAAAGCATTAATCACAAGAGCGCAGAAGAATCAGGATGTTTTTTGGAACGAATATTTGAGCTGGTATTATGTACAGCAAAAAGAATTTGGCAAAGCTTTTATTCAAGAAAAAGCAGTTTATAAGCGCAATCCCGAATCGCTTTCTAGTATTGTCAATTTAGGGCAATTGGCTATTGAAGAAGACGATCCCGAAGCAGCGAAAGAAATTCTAGGATTTGTTCTAGAAAATACCAAAGATTTAGAATTACTGATTCAGGCGAATTCGTATTTGCTAGAGATGAAAATCGAAAAAGCGCAGGAAAAAGATTTTGCGTCCATCAACACAGAACTAACCAGTTTGTTAACGGAATATGGAATCAGCCCAATTAGTTTGCCTTTGCAGTTGATTCAGGCTCATTTCGTAGCTTTTAATTTGAAAAAACCCGAAGACGGAAAAGCTATTATCAAAAAAGCACTGACATTGCAATTGAATGGTTACGAAGAAGCTAAAGCCAAAATGGAATTGGCAGATATTTTCCTTTTTGAAGCGAAATTCAATCAAGCACTGATTTATTATTCGCAGATAGAAGAAAATTTAAAAAATGATGCCTTTGCTCACGAAGCAAGTTTGAAAGCGGCGAAAACCAGTTATTTTCAAGGGGATTTTGTTTGGGCATCGAAACAATTTAAAGAATTAAAATCGGCGAGTACACAATTGATTGCCAATGATGCTCTGGAATATTTTCTTTTAATTAGCGACAACACCGTTGCCGATTCGACTCAAACGGCTTTGAAACAATTTGCCAAAGGCGATTTTCTGTTGTATCAAAATAGAAACAAGGAAGCAGAAACTCAATTTCTTTCCATTTTGAAAAGTTTCAAAGGACAAGAAATCGAAGCAGTTACATCATTACGTCTGGGTCAAGTTTATGAAAAACAAGGTGAATACAATTTGGCTTTAAGCCAATATCAAAATATTATCAACCATCATGTAGATGGAATTTATGTTGATGAAGCTTTATTCTTTTCGGCAGAAATTGAAAATAAAAAATTACAACAGCCCGAAAAAGCAAAACTGCTTTATGAAAAAATAATTTTCAATCATCAGGACAGTATTTACTTTGTCGAAGCCCGAAAAGAATACCGTCAACTGCGGGGAGATAAGAATCTTTAA
- a CDS encoding murein L,D-transpeptidase catalytic domain-containing protein, whose protein sequence is MKKIIFGLFFIEIIFTSFNFFDKVKTENSSKISVINDSSKEKLENQVQQIRKVVQQNPKYNKEIAFFIDMKIPSGKNRFFVYDLKKEVILDQGLVAHGSGSETGIQGKLKFSNTNNSLATSLGKYYIGNFYIGKFGKAYKLYGLDKTNSNAFDRAVVLHKYFDVPYEEQADYICNSYGCPMVNEKYFKRIEKIIDSSKTNILLVIYY, encoded by the coding sequence ATGAAAAAAATAATTTTTGGTTTATTTTTTATTGAAATAATATTTACAAGTTTTAATTTTTTTGATAAAGTTAAAACCGAGAATTCATCTAAAATATCTGTTATAAACGATTCGTCAAAAGAAAAATTAGAGAATCAAGTTCAACAAATTCGAAAAGTTGTTCAGCAAAACCCAAAATACAATAAAGAAATTGCTTTTTTCATTGATATGAAAATTCCGTCTGGGAAGAATCGGTTTTTTGTTTATGATTTAAAGAAAGAAGTTATTTTAGATCAAGGTTTAGTGGCTCACGGTTCTGGATCAGAAACTGGAATTCAAGGAAAGCTAAAATTTAGCAATACCAATAATTCGTTGGCAACCTCATTAGGAAAATATTATATAGGCAATTTCTATATTGGTAAATTTGGCAAAGCTTATAAATTATACGGATTAGACAAAACCAATAGCAATGCCTTTGACAGAGCAGTTGTTTTGCATAAATATTTTGACGTTCCCTATGAAGAACAAGCTGATTATATTTGCAATAGTTATGGTTGCCCAATGGTAAACGAGAAATATTTTAAAAGAATAGAAAAGATAATTGATAGTTCTAAAACCAATATTCTTTTGGTTATTTACTATTAA
- the serS gene encoding serine--tRNA ligase, whose product MLQIAFIRENQEKVIKALAKRNMDATSVVQEVVQLDETRRATQVELDNTLAESNKLSKDIGELMKSGEKAKAAILKEKTVLLKEKSKALSESADQLAADLLEKLYTLPNLPADIVPEGKTPEENLNVFEEGEIPVLHEGAQPHWDLVKKYDIIDFELGNKITGAGFPVYKGKGAKLQRALINYFLDKNTAAGYNEVQVPHMVNEASAYGTGQLPDKEGQMYHDKTDDLYLIPTAEVPVTNLFRDVILSENELPILTTAYTPCFRREAGSYGAHVRGLNRLHQFDKVEIVRVEHPEKSYEALEGMVEHVKNILQELKLPYRILRLCGGDMGFASALTYDFEVYSTAQERWLEISSVSNFETFQSNRLKLRFKGKDGKTQLAHTLNGSSLALPRVLAGILENYQTPEGIVIPEVLRAYCGFDIID is encoded by the coding sequence ATGTTACAAATTGCATTTATTAGAGAGAATCAGGAGAAAGTAATCAAGGCTTTGGCAAAAAGAAATATGGATGCCACAAGCGTTGTTCAAGAAGTGGTACAACTAGACGAAACCCGTCGTGCGACTCAAGTGGAGTTAGACAATACTTTAGCCGAATCTAATAAATTATCCAAAGATATTGGCGAATTAATGAAAAGTGGCGAAAAAGCAAAGGCGGCTATTCTTAAAGAAAAAACGGTTTTGTTAAAAGAAAAAAGCAAAGCTTTATCTGAATCTGCCGACCAATTGGCTGCTGATTTGTTAGAAAAACTATACACTTTACCCAATCTTCCCGCTGATATTGTTCCAGAAGGAAAAACGCCAGAGGAAAACCTAAATGTTTTTGAAGAAGGAGAAATTCCAGTTTTGCACGAAGGCGCTCAACCACATTGGGATTTGGTAAAAAAATACGATATCATCGATTTTGAATTAGGAAATAAAATTACGGGCGCAGGATTTCCGGTTTACAAAGGAAAAGGAGCCAAGTTACAACGTGCCTTAATCAATTATTTTTTAGATAAAAATACAGCTGCTGGTTACAATGAAGTTCAAGTACCACACATGGTCAACGAAGCTTCGGCTTATGGAACAGGGCAATTGCCAGACAAAGAAGGACAAATGTATCACGACAAAACCGATGATTTATACCTGATTCCAACGGCAGAAGTTCCAGTAACGAATTTGTTTCGTGACGTGATTTTATCCGAAAATGAATTACCTATTTTAACGACAGCCTATACACCTTGTTTCCGCCGTGAAGCGGGATCTTATGGCGCTCACGTTCGTGGATTGAACCGTTTGCACCAATTTGACAAAGTAGAAATCGTACGAGTGGAACATCCTGAAAAGTCTTATGAAGCCCTAGAAGGAATGGTAGAGCACGTAAAAAATATTTTGCAGGAATTGAAATTGCCATACAGAATATTGCGTCTTTGTGGTGGTGATATGGGTTTTGCATCCGCTTTGACTTATGATTTTGAAGTGTATTCTACAGCGCAGGAACGTTGGTTAGAAATTTCTTCTGTGTCTAACTTTGAAACTTTTCAGTCTAACCGATTAAAATTACGTTTTAAAGGCAAAGACGGAAAAACCCAATTGGCACACACCTTAAATGGAAGTTCATTGGCTTTACCAAGAGTTTTGGCTGGAATTCTAGAAAATTACCAAACTCCAGAAGGCATTGTAATTCCCGAGGTTTTGAGGGCATATTGTGGGTTTGATATTATAGATTAA